Proteins encoded together in one Synergistaceae bacterium window:
- a CDS encoding acetate kinase, with protein sequence MKILVINCGSSSLKYQLFDMEDESVSAKGLVDRIGIDGSNITHRKTGADPFKIETPIKDHKAAMKLVLEALLDENHGVLKSLDEIAGAGHRIVSGGDLYKESVLVDDKVMDGLRQCIPLAPLHNPGHIMGIEAIQHALPKLPNVVVFDTAFHQTMPDYAYMYGLPWEFYETHRVRRYGAHGTSHHFVALRTAEILGKPLESLKMITCHLGNGSSISAVKNGKCIDTSMGLTPLAGVLMGTRTGDMDPACVPFVQNITKYTADEMNNFMNKKSGLLGISGVSSDLRDVEEAAKNGNDRARLAIDMLEYGIAKYIGAYTVAMGGLDVIVFTAGIGENSAATREGVCKKLEFMGVKIDPAKNNIRGKEATVSADDSKVRVMVVPTNEELMIARETKRIAFA encoded by the coding sequence ATGAAAATTCTCGTAATCAACTGCGGAAGCTCCTCCCTCAAGTATCAGTTATTCGACATGGAAGACGAGTCAGTCTCAGCAAAAGGACTTGTAGACAGAATCGGCATAGACGGCTCAAATATCACTCACCGCAAGACAGGCGCGGATCCTTTCAAGATTGAGACTCCTATCAAAGACCACAAAGCAGCAATGAAGCTCGTGCTTGAGGCTTTACTTGACGAGAATCACGGCGTTCTGAAATCGCTTGACGAAATCGCCGGAGCAGGACACCGCATAGTCTCAGGAGGCGACCTCTACAAAGAGTCAGTGCTTGTTGACGATAAAGTCATGGACGGCCTCCGCCAGTGCATTCCGCTTGCGCCTCTCCACAATCCCGGCCACATCATGGGAATCGAGGCCATTCAGCACGCGCTGCCCAAGCTCCCGAATGTCGTTGTGTTCGATACGGCATTCCATCAGACGATGCCGGATTACGCATACATGTACGGCCTTCCCTGGGAGTTCTACGAGACTCACCGCGTAAGGCGTTACGGCGCACACGGGACAAGCCATCACTTTGTCGCGCTAAGGACAGCGGAAATTCTCGGCAAACCGTTAGAGTCGCTCAAGATGATTACATGCCATCTCGGTAACGGAAGCTCAATATCAGCCGTCAAGAATGGCAAGTGCATAGATACGTCAATGGGACTCACTCCTCTTGCGGGCGTTCTCATGGGAACACGCACCGGCGACATGGATCCGGCGTGCGTTCCGTTCGTGCAGAACATCACGAAATATACAGCCGATGAGATGAACAACTTTATGAACAAGAAGAGCGGACTCCTCGGCATTTCGGGAGTAAGCAGCGATTTGCGCGACGTTGAGGAAGCCGCCAAGAATGGAAATGACCGCGCAAGACTCGCCATCGACATGTTAGAGTACGGCATAGCGAAATACATCGGGGCTTACACCGTAGCGATGGGAGGGCTTGACGTAATCGTTTTCACGGCTGGAATCGGCGAAAACAGCGCGGCCACACGCGAGGGAGTCTGCAAGAAGCTCGAATTTATGGGCGTTAAGATTGACCCCGCAAAGAACAACATTCGCGGAAAAGAAGCCACAGTCAGCGCGGATGACTCAAAAGTTAGGGTAATGGTAGTTCCCACGAACGAGGAATTAATGATTGCCCGCGAGACAAAGAGAATAGCATTTGCGTAG
- a CDS encoding DUF177 domain-containing protein, whose protein sequence is MRSLFHESQKALLTLPPKNDTEAEIFAEWDFSDGLLNFDGQEFIFPDGFHVSALSRWIEEGLLLVNISVSANIEGECARCLSPANLEISGELGYLYCSRSAEELEGFDDFMPVEVQHFGRVLDVMPQIRESIYTLLPTKILCRDDCKGLCPVCGKNLNEGTCSCVDDDIDPRLEALRNFNSEQ, encoded by the coding sequence TTGCGTAGCCTTTTCCACGAGTCACAGAAAGCACTGCTGACGCTCCCGCCTAAGAATGACACGGAGGCCGAAATTTTTGCGGAATGGGATTTTTCTGACGGCCTCCTGAATTTTGACGGGCAGGAATTTATTTTCCCGGATGGTTTTCACGTCTCGGCCTTGTCGCGCTGGATTGAGGAAGGACTCCTGCTGGTGAACATTTCGGTGTCGGCAAATATTGAGGGAGAATGCGCCCGGTGTCTGTCGCCCGCAAATCTTGAAATATCGGGGGAATTAGGGTATCTTTATTGTTCGCGCAGTGCTGAAGAGCTAGAAGGCTTTGACGACTTTATGCCCGTTGAAGTTCAGCATTTCGGCCGGGTTCTTGACGTTATGCCGCAGATAAGAGAGAGCATTTACACATTGCTTCCCACGAAAATATTATGCCGGGACGACTGCAAAGGATTATGCCCCGTCTGCGGGAAAAATCTCAATGAGGGAACATGCTCATGCGTGGATGATGACATTGATCCGCGACTTGAGGCACTGCGGAATTTCAACAGCGAACAATAA
- the rpmF gene encoding 50S ribosomal protein L32, whose protein sequence is MATPKRKVSHARTSQRKANWLGALSAPATMACPKCGEVTLKHHACPSCGYYKGRQVVKMKTEEA, encoded by the coding sequence ATGGCAACACCGAAAAGAAAAGTATCTCATGCCCGCACATCACAGAGAAAAGCCAACTGGCTCGGAGCATTGAGCGCGCCTGCCACAATGGCCTGCCCGAAATGCGGAGAAGTAACGCTCAAACATCACGCCTGCCCGTCATGCGGATACTACAAAGGCCGCCAGGTCGTGAAAATGAAGACCGAAGAAGCGTAA
- the htpG gene encoding molecular chaperone HtpG: MSEEKFYFQSEAAELLRMMIDSVYSNKDIFLRELISNASDALDKRRIECLKDTELAENTNPEIKIEIDADAKTLSVSDNGIGMSRDEIIKYLGTIAKSGTKEFLKAAKDSNTQQELIGQFGVGFYSVFMAAEKVEVITRKLGGRETYKFTSDGDGSFTVEDTEQRSECGTTVKLFMKQPEEGAKNYLDEWTVRDIIGKYSDFISWPIYFKDKIINSQKAIWQRPENEVSEEEYTDFYKHLTHDFREPLTRIKINAEGSTNFKGLLFIPSEAPFDFFMNPDSGGISLYINRVFIMNDCKDLIPQYMKFVRGVIDSEDLPLNISREILQDDPITRIIRRSTQRKVFAELRKMLENDREKYVKFWTAFGRIFKEGIAQDSENAKNILSLMIFRTTHDDGWTTIEEYESRMKEGQKGIYCLAGNDNVSALRASPKIEPFTSRGYEVLLMTDPIDEFLLSQANFILPEGSKDWLNVASDDVTPYTDDEKKANDEKLKGLGAEFEPLKKLALEIFPDKLSDLRPSLTLTGTPACLRDGPGGMSLQMERLMRSAGRVVPPQKRVLELCAEHPAVRKLSGLAENDRDKAADILRVLYDQSLILEGELPDDPAGFVKRVDELMTLALRDD; encoded by the coding sequence ATGAGCGAAGAAAAATTTTATTTCCAGTCTGAAGCCGCCGAGTTACTGCGGATGATGATCGACTCGGTTTACTCGAACAAAGATATATTTTTGCGCGAGCTTATATCAAACGCATCTGACGCGCTCGACAAACGGCGGATCGAATGCCTGAAGGACACAGAGTTAGCAGAGAATACCAATCCCGAAATCAAGATAGAAATTGACGCGGACGCTAAAACTTTATCGGTAAGCGACAACGGAATCGGAATGTCCCGCGATGAGATAATAAAATATCTCGGCACTATCGCCAAATCCGGCACGAAAGAATTTCTCAAAGCCGCAAAAGACTCCAACACTCAGCAGGAATTAATCGGCCAGTTCGGAGTCGGGTTCTATTCTGTCTTCATGGCCGCAGAGAAAGTAGAAGTAATCACCCGAAAATTAGGCGGCAGAGAGACATACAAATTCACGTCAGACGGGGACGGCTCATTCACGGTTGAGGACACAGAACAGCGCAGTGAGTGCGGGACAACGGTCAAACTTTTCATGAAACAGCCGGAGGAAGGCGCGAAAAATTATCTTGACGAATGGACAGTAAGAGACATCATCGGGAAATATTCGGACTTCATATCATGGCCGATTTACTTCAAAGACAAAATCATAAACTCCCAGAAGGCAATCTGGCAGCGTCCCGAAAATGAAGTGTCAGAGGAAGAATATACAGACTTCTACAAGCACCTTACGCACGATTTTCGCGAGCCGTTGACGCGCATAAAGATTAACGCGGAAGGATCGACAAACTTCAAGGGATTGCTGTTCATACCGTCTGAAGCTCCGTTTGACTTCTTCATGAACCCCGACTCCGGCGGAATAAGCCTGTACATCAACCGCGTCTTCATCATGAACGACTGCAAGGACTTAATCCCGCAGTACATGAAATTCGTCCGCGGCGTAATCGACTCAGAAGACCTCCCGCTGAACATATCCCGCGAAATTTTGCAGGATGACCCAATCACAAGAATCATCAGACGAAGCACACAGCGCAAAGTTTTCGCCGAGTTACGGAAAATGCTTGAGAATGACCGGGAGAAGTACGTCAAATTCTGGACGGCGTTCGGGCGAATCTTCAAGGAGGGAATCGCGCAGGACTCAGAGAACGCAAAGAACATATTATCCCTAATGATATTCAGGACGACTCACGATGACGGATGGACGACAATCGAGGAATACGAGTCGCGAATGAAGGAAGGCCAGAAGGGTATATACTGCCTCGCGGGGAATGACAACGTTTCAGCCCTCAGAGCGTCGCCGAAAATTGAGCCGTTCACGTCAAGAGGCTATGAAGTCCTGCTGATGACAGATCCAATTGATGAGTTTCTGCTGTCTCAGGCAAATTTCATTCTGCCGGAAGGGTCAAAAGACTGGCTGAATGTCGCAAGCGATGATGTTACGCCGTATACCGATGACGAGAAGAAAGCCAATGACGAGAAACTCAAAGGGCTTGGCGCGGAATTTGAGCCTCTGAAGAAACTTGCGCTTGAGATTTTCCCCGATAAGCTGTCGGACTTGAGGCCGTCTCTTACGCTGACAGGGACTCCCGCGTGTCTCCGTGATGGGCCGGGGGGAATGTCGTTACAGATGGAGCGGCTTATGCGTTCGGCGGGGCGTGTTGTTCCTCCGCAGAAAAGAGTCTTGGAGCTTTGCGCGGAACACCCTGCTGTCAGGAAACTTTCAGGGCTTGCGGAAAATGACCGGGACAAGGCCGCGGATATTCTGAGGGTGCTTTATGACCAGTCATTGATTCTTGAAGGTGAATTGCCTGATGACCCTGCCGGATTCGTGAAGCGCGTTGACGAGTTAATGACTCTCGCGCTGAGGGATGATTAA